Proteins co-encoded in one Acidovorax sp. 69 genomic window:
- a CDS encoding lysophospholipid acyltransferase family protein yields MLAKLMSFLLLGIVRFLTGSQARWYGCPPKAEQRIYFANHQSHADMVLIWAALPEELRSITRPIAAKDYWTQTPFRQWITTAVFNAVYVDRQATPARTPAPAAAEPTGVPIAPTDADTAMAGGPDPSPEAPPRAPTPEELRAALPESDPLAPLVRALSSGDSIVIFPEGTRGHGDEPQSFKSGLFKLAQMFPQVVLVPAWINNVQRVMPKGEVVPVPILCSVTFGEPIQLEAGEERRPFLDRARRAVIALREV; encoded by the coding sequence ATGCTTGCCAAGTTGATGAGTTTCCTTCTGCTGGGGATCGTGCGGTTTCTGACAGGGTCCCAGGCCCGCTGGTATGGCTGCCCGCCCAAGGCCGAGCAGCGCATCTATTTCGCCAACCACCAGAGCCACGCTGATATGGTGCTGATCTGGGCCGCGCTGCCCGAGGAGCTGCGCAGCATCACCCGCCCCATTGCGGCCAAGGACTACTGGACCCAGACGCCGTTTCGCCAGTGGATCACCACGGCCGTGTTCAACGCCGTCTATGTGGACCGCCAAGCGACTCCCGCGCGGACGCCTGCGCCCGCAGCGGCCGAGCCAACGGGCGTGCCCATTGCACCGACCGATGCCGACACCGCAATGGCCGGTGGCCCCGACCCCTCGCCCGAAGCCCCGCCGCGTGCGCCCACCCCTGAAGAGCTGCGCGCCGCCTTGCCCGAGTCCGACCCGCTGGCACCGCTGGTGCGCGCACTGTCGAGCGGCGACTCCATCGTGATCTTCCCCGAGGGCACGCGCGGCCATGGCGACGAGCCGCAGTCCTTCAAATCGGGCCTTTTCAAGCTGGCGCAAATGTTCCCGCAGGTGGTGCTGGTGCCCGCATGGATCAACAACGTGCAGCGCGTGATGCCCAAGGGAGAAGTGGTGCCCGTGCCCATCCTGTGTTCGGTGACGTTTGGGGAGCCCATTCAGCTGGAAGCAGGCGAAGAGCGTCGCCCGTTCCTTGACCGCGCGCGCCGCGCCGTCATTGCGCTCAGGGAAGTCTGA